A region of Paenibacillus sp. JNUCC-31 DNA encodes the following proteins:
- the pstB gene encoding phosphate ABC transporter ATP-binding protein PstB, which yields MKDLIHIDGLNLYYDTHHALKNISMDLPERTVTAFIGPSGCGKSTLLRTLNRMNDMIPGVRVEGQVMLDGSDIYSNEIEVETLRKRVGMVFQQPNPFPKSIYDNVAYGPRLHGVTNKAELDQLVEQSLVHAALWDEVKDVLKKSALSLSGGQQQRLCIARALAVQPDVLLMDEATSALDPISTLKIEELVKELHHKYTIVMVTHNMHQAARVSGRTVFFLNGEVVEAADTETLFSTPQDSRTEDYISGRFG from the coding sequence ATGAAGGATCTCATTCATATTGATGGACTAAATCTATACTATGATACGCATCACGCGCTTAAAAATATATCGATGGATCTGCCCGAGAGAACGGTTACTGCGTTTATCGGACCATCAGGTTGCGGTAAATCTACCTTGCTTCGTACGCTGAACCGGATGAATGATATGATTCCGGGCGTGCGTGTGGAAGGACAAGTTATGTTGGACGGTTCCGACATTTATAGCAATGAGATTGAAGTGGAGACGCTGCGCAAAAGGGTTGGTATGGTGTTTCAGCAGCCTAACCCTTTTCCAAAATCCATTTACGATAACGTAGCTTATGGACCACGCCTTCATGGGGTGACCAACAAGGCCGAACTGGATCAGCTGGTTGAGCAGAGTCTTGTGCATGCTGCACTGTGGGATGAAGTGAAAGATGTGCTCAAAAAATCGGCACTCAGTCTGTCCGGTGGACAACAGCAGCGTCTTTGTATTGCACGTGCCCTGGCTGTGCAACCTGACGTTCTGCTGATGGATGAAGCGACGTCTGCACTAGATCCAATCTCGACGCTCAAAATTGAGGAACTGGTCAAAGAGTTGCATCATAAGTACACGATTGTGATGGTAACGCACAACATGCACCAGGCAGCAAGGGTATCGGGTCGTACTGTTTTTTTCCTGAATGGGGAAGTGGTCGAGGCAGCTGATACAGAAACTTTATTTTCCACACCGCAGGATTCCCGGACCGAGGATTATATATCCGGACGGTTCGGATAA
- the phoU gene encoding phosphate signaling complex protein PhoU: MIRRKEFDQELEELRTLLRQMGEHVGTALDGAIESLQTMDAEKAQVIIKNDANLNALEDKIMELGSKLIITQQPVAKDLRRIIVAFKISSDLERMGDLALDVAKVTLRMEGQQLIKPLVDIPRMAEIVKAMVDESIESFLKENTDLAYKMAQTDDQVDQLYSHMISDLYSFMTDHPNKASQAMLLMMVGRYIERIGDHATNIGESTVYLVTGKRPDLNQ; this comes from the coding sequence ATGATTCGCAGAAAAGAATTTGATCAAGAGCTGGAGGAACTGCGCACACTGCTTCGGCAAATGGGTGAGCATGTAGGAACGGCACTGGATGGGGCCATTGAAAGTTTACAAACGATGGATGCCGAGAAAGCTCAGGTCATCATCAAGAATGATGCGAATCTGAATGCCCTGGAAGACAAGATTATGGAACTGGGTTCCAAGCTTATCATTACACAACAGCCGGTAGCGAAGGATCTGCGACGTATTATCGTTGCTTTCAAAATCTCAAGTGATCTGGAACGGATGGGCGATCTTGCACTGGATGTAGCGAAGGTGACACTTCGTATGGAGGGACAGCAGCTTATTAAACCTCTTGTAGACATTCCAAGAATGGCGGAAATCGTCAAAGCGATGGTTGATGAATCCATTGAATCCTTCCTGAAGGAAAATACGGACCTAGCCTACAAAATGGCTCAGACGGATGATCAGGTTGACCAATTGTACAGTCATATGATCAGTGACCTCTACTCGTTCATGACAGACCATCCGAATAAAGCGTCCCAGGCCATGCTTCTAATGATGGTTGGACGTTATATCGAACGGATTGGTGACCATGCAACAAACATTGGTGAAAGTACAGTATATCTGGTAACAGGCAAACGCCCGGATCTCAATCAGTAG
- the coaE gene encoding dephospho-CoA kinase (Dephospho-CoA kinase (CoaE) performs the final step in coenzyme A biosynthesis.), producing MNIGLTGGIATGKSSVSAFLASKGALLIDADVIAREVMLPGHPVLTAAVQRFGQAILNEDGTLDRKKLGSIVFQSPEERKALEAITHPAIRKEMRERAAAYELEHPDKLVVSDIPLLYESGLEDGFEEVMVVYVPRSIQRERLMSRDGMTAEQAEARMDTQMDIEDKKQRADIVIDNSGLWSETEKQINSFLHRKGLL from the coding sequence ATGAATATTGGCTTAACCGGCGGGATCGCGACAGGCAAAAGCAGTGTGTCCGCCTTTCTCGCCAGTAAGGGAGCGTTGCTCATTGATGCAGATGTTATTGCCCGGGAAGTAATGCTGCCCGGGCATCCCGTTTTGACTGCGGCTGTTCAGCGGTTCGGACAAGCCATTTTAAATGAGGACGGAACACTGGATCGGAAGAAGCTGGGCAGTATTGTTTTTCAAAGTCCGGAAGAACGGAAAGCGTTGGAGGCTATTACGCATCCTGCGATCCGTAAGGAGATGCGCGAGCGTGCTGCTGCATACGAACTGGAGCATCCGGACAAGCTTGTCGTGTCCGATATCCCTTTATTGTACGAGTCAGGGCTGGAGGATGGCTTCGAAGAAGTGATGGTTGTGTACGTCCCGAGGTCTATACAACGGGAACGGCTAATGAGCCGGGATGGAATGACGGCGGAACAGGCTGAGGCCCGAATGGACACGCAGATGGACATTGAAGATAAGAAGCAGCGTGCTGACATTGTCATCGATAACAGCGGCTTATGGTCAGAGACGGAGAAACAGATCAATTCATTTTTGCATCGTAAGGGCTTATTATGA
- the polA gene encoding DNA polymerase I — MDKFILIDGNSIIYRAFFAMPPLTNSKGLHTNAVYGFTTMLLRLLEEHKPTHVMVAFDAGKVTFRHEGYQEYKGGREKTPPELSEQFPLLKELLQGFGIAQFELAGFEADDIIGTLTKRADEAGRQVLVVSGDKDMLQLASDHVHIGLTRKGVTDIELYDPAQIKERYGLTPLQIIDLKGLMGDTSDNIPGIPGVGEKTALKLLHQFGSVEDVLNGTSELKGKMKEKIEAHAEDARMSKQLATIHREVPLEQTWDDMQFAGLKEELAGPALAKLEFKSLLERLSFRGSIVSEQEAVPAAEVQSSIATEETIGELFGSLESIDVLHVETHGDNPHQAKLVGLALGSAGTYTFLSPELLQSSAAAPVREWLGNPEQPKRGYDLHRVDLALHAHGIEFAGASFDVQLAAYLLDPTESNQTISGLTTKYGLPSLVEDDTVLGKGAKYKVPDQDILGDFLCRKAAAVAAIIPLQEQALESNEMNALFHELEMPLSRILADMEKQGIKANTADLKALGSEFEENISRLMTEIYKLSGTEFNLNSPKQLGEILFDRLGLPVVKKTKTGYSTDAEVLEKLAPYNDVVKHILQYRQLAKLQSTYVEGLLKEISDKDGKVHTYYRQTIAATGRLSSQFPNLQNIPIRMEEGRKIRKVFVPSEPGWSILAADYSQIELRVLAHISDDERLKEAFVNDMDIHTKTASDVFGVKPEDVDGDMRRSAKAVNFGIVYGISDYGLSQNLHITRKEAAQFIDQYFEVFQGVRRYMDDIVKEARQDGYVKTMLERRRYLPEINASNFNLRSFAERTAMNTPIQGTAADIIKLAMVQMDEALRERKLKSRMLLQVHDELVFEVPADELELMKELVPSVMEKALKLSVPLKAEVSYGENWYEAK; from the coding sequence ATGGACAAGTTTATTCTCATAGATGGAAATAGCATTATTTACCGGGCGTTTTTTGCAATGCCGCCGCTGACCAACTCGAAAGGTCTGCATACCAATGCGGTGTACGGTTTTACGACGATGCTGCTGCGATTGCTGGAAGAACACAAACCGACTCATGTGATGGTCGCATTTGACGCGGGGAAAGTCACGTTCCGCCACGAAGGTTACCAGGAGTATAAGGGTGGCCGGGAGAAAACCCCACCGGAGCTGTCTGAGCAATTTCCACTGCTGAAAGAACTGCTGCAGGGTTTTGGCATTGCCCAGTTTGAGCTTGCTGGATTCGAAGCGGACGATATTATTGGAACGTTAACCAAACGTGCCGATGAAGCAGGAAGACAGGTACTGGTTGTATCGGGTGACAAAGATATGCTGCAGCTCGCCTCTGATCATGTTCATATCGGCCTTACACGCAAAGGTGTCACCGACATTGAATTGTATGATCCTGCTCAGATCAAGGAGCGCTATGGCTTGACTCCGTTACAAATCATTGACCTCAAAGGTCTGATGGGCGATACGTCCGATAATATACCGGGCATTCCCGGTGTTGGTGAGAAAACGGCGCTGAAGCTGCTGCACCAGTTCGGATCGGTTGAGGATGTTCTTAACGGCACAAGTGAGCTGAAAGGTAAAATGAAAGAAAAGATTGAGGCTCACGCCGAAGATGCACGGATGAGCAAGCAGCTTGCCACAATCCACCGGGAAGTTCCATTGGAACAAACGTGGGATGATATGCAGTTTGCCGGGTTGAAGGAGGAACTGGCAGGCCCCGCTTTGGCCAAGCTCGAATTCAAGTCTTTGCTCGAACGTCTTTCATTCCGTGGAAGTATAGTCTCTGAACAGGAGGCTGTTCCCGCCGCAGAGGTGCAGTCCTCCATCGCTACAGAGGAAACGATTGGGGAGCTGTTTGGGTCACTTGAATCCATTGATGTGCTGCATGTAGAGACACATGGCGATAACCCGCATCAAGCGAAACTGGTTGGACTCGCGTTAGGTTCAGCTGGAACCTACACATTCCTGTCGCCCGAATTGCTTCAGTCCAGCGCAGCTGCTCCGGTACGGGAATGGCTCGGCAATCCGGAACAGCCCAAGCGCGGCTATGATCTGCATCGTGTCGATTTGGCACTGCATGCGCATGGTATTGAGTTCGCAGGAGCGTCTTTCGATGTGCAGCTGGCTGCCTATTTACTCGATCCAACCGAATCCAATCAGACCATCAGTGGCTTAACCACGAAATATGGCCTGCCTTCCCTTGTGGAGGATGATACAGTGTTGGGCAAAGGGGCAAAATACAAAGTGCCTGACCAGGACATACTAGGTGATTTCCTGTGCCGTAAAGCGGCAGCCGTAGCAGCCATTATTCCACTTCAGGAGCAGGCCTTGGAGAGCAATGAGATGAATGCACTTTTCCATGAGCTGGAGATGCCGTTGTCACGCATCCTCGCAGATATGGAGAAACAGGGAATTAAGGCGAATACGGCAGATTTGAAGGCTTTGGGTAGTGAGTTCGAAGAAAATATCAGCAGATTGATGACGGAAATCTACAAGCTTTCCGGTACGGAATTCAATCTGAATTCACCGAAGCAGCTGGGTGAGATTTTATTCGATAGACTCGGTCTGCCTGTGGTCAAGAAAACAAAGACAGGTTACTCTACAGATGCCGAAGTATTGGAAAAACTGGCTCCATATAATGATGTGGTTAAGCATATTCTGCAATATCGTCAACTTGCCAAGTTGCAGTCCACATATGTAGAAGGATTGCTCAAAGAGATTTCAGACAAGGATGGCAAGGTGCATACGTATTACCGTCAGACGATTGCGGCTACCGGACGTCTGAGCAGTCAATTCCCGAACTTGCAGAACATTCCGATTCGGATGGAGGAAGGCCGCAAAATCCGGAAGGTGTTTGTCCCTTCAGAACCGGGTTGGTCCATTCTGGCAGCAGACTATTCACAGATTGAACTGCGTGTTCTTGCACATATTTCGGACGACGAGCGACTGAAGGAAGCTTTTGTCAACGATATGGATATCCATACGAAAACCGCTTCGGATGTGTTTGGGGTAAAGCCTGAGGATGTGGATGGAGATATGCGTCGTTCAGCCAAGGCGGTAAACTTCGGTATCGTGTATGGAATCAGCGATTACGGTTTGTCCCAGAACCTGCATATTACCCGTAAAGAGGCTGCCCAGTTTATAGATCAGTATTTCGAAGTATTCCAGGGTGTTCGCCGATATATGGACGATATTGTGAAGGAAGCGCGTCAGGATGGTTATGTTAAAACCATGCTGGAACGTCGTCGCTATCTGCCAGAGATTAATGCGAGCAACTTCAACCTTCGTTCTTTTGCAGAGCGTACAGCAATGAATACACCGATTCAGGGAACGGCGGCAGATATCATCAAGCTGGCCATGGTTCAGATGGACGAAGCGCTGCGTGAACGCAAGCTGAAGAGTCGTATGCTGCTTCAGGTACACGATGAACTTGTATTCGAAGTACCTGCCGATGAACTGGAGCTGATGAAAGAGCTCGTACCTTCAGTGATGGAAAAAGCATTAAAGCTGTCTGTACCACTGAAAGCGGAAGTCAGCTACGGTGAAAACTGGTATGAAGCCAAATAG
- the mutM gene encoding DNA-formamidopyrimidine glycosylase — protein sequence MPELPEVETVRRTLNQLIVGKTIDSVTVSLPRIIQRPDDIDAFALELAGHTVMGVERRGKFLRILLDGLVLVSHLRMEGRYGVYQQHEEVEKHTHVIFHFTDGTELRYKDVRQFGTMHLFSAGEELVSKPLLKLGLEPLDPAFTVDAFRGAVGKRTTKIKAVLLNQAYVVGIGNIYVDEALFRAGIHPETIAKTLTEAQLTVLHEAIVATLQDAVDAGGSSIKSYVNGQGEMGMFQHQLKIYGRKSEPCVTCGTLIEKSVVGGRGTHYCPKCQPLR from the coding sequence ATGCCGGAATTACCGGAAGTCGAAACAGTCAGAAGAACATTGAATCAACTTATTGTGGGCAAGACCATTGACTCAGTTACCGTTAGCTTGCCGCGGATTATTCAGCGGCCGGACGACATAGATGCATTTGCACTAGAACTTGCGGGACATACTGTAATGGGTGTGGAGCGCAGGGGCAAGTTTTTGCGTATTTTGCTGGATGGGCTGGTGCTTGTCTCCCATCTGCGGATGGAAGGAAGGTACGGGGTATACCAACAACATGAGGAAGTGGAGAAGCATACCCATGTTATCTTTCACTTTACGGATGGTACAGAATTACGTTATAAGGATGTACGTCAGTTTGGTACAATGCATCTATTCAGCGCAGGTGAGGAACTGGTATCCAAGCCATTGTTAAAGCTGGGGCTGGAACCGCTCGATCCTGCCTTTACCGTAGATGCATTCCGTGGTGCTGTTGGCAAGCGAACAACCAAAATCAAGGCCGTGCTGTTAAATCAGGCATATGTCGTCGGGATCGGGAATATCTATGTGGACGAGGCGTTATTCCGCGCAGGCATTCATCCAGAGACCATTGCCAAGACGTTAACAGAGGCACAGTTAACCGTTCTGCATGAGGCGATCGTGGCTACGCTTCAGGATGCGGTGGATGCAGGTGGATCTTCCATCAAATCATATGTGAATGGACAGGGCGAAATGGGGATGTTCCAGCATCAGTTGAAAATATATGGACGCAAGTCCGAACCCTGTGTAACGTGTGGTACATTAATCGAGAAGAGCGTAGTAGGCGGCAGGGGAACACATTATTGTCCGAAGTGTCAGCCGCTGCGTTGA
- a CDS encoding manganese efflux pump, with protein sequence MLHHFISLLALALALSLDGFGVGITYGLRRTKIPLLSIAVISICSGLVIALSMQVGVLLSHVVSPDVASMVGAVILLGIGAWSLLQLIRKQGKEQLEMDNGTDEGAEAGIIRSGSRAAPEALSKGRNQVLALDLEQSSSGRSLERMVFTIELRKLGVVIQILRSPSKADMDNSGSISVQEAMWLGIALSLDAFGAGLGAALLGFPTLWTALIIALFSGTFLLLGMKVGLRFAALRWMRRLSVLPALLLMIMGIMKLL encoded by the coding sequence GTGCTGCATCATTTTATTTCATTGCTGGCGCTTGCTTTGGCGCTTAGTTTAGATGGTTTTGGAGTCGGGATTACATACGGGCTGCGGAGAACCAAAATTCCGCTGTTATCCATTGCCGTCATTTCTATCTGTTCGGGTCTGGTTATTGCGTTATCCATGCAGGTGGGTGTGCTTTTGTCTCATGTGGTATCTCCGGACGTGGCTTCGATGGTTGGGGCAGTCATCCTGCTCGGTATTGGCGCATGGTCATTGCTGCAACTCATTCGTAAACAAGGCAAGGAACAGCTGGAGATGGACAATGGAACGGATGAGGGAGCCGAAGCAGGAATAATTCGAAGTGGGAGTAGGGCAGCACCGGAGGCTCTGTCAAAAGGCAGAAATCAGGTGCTTGCGCTTGACCTTGAGCAATCTTCCTCCGGTAGATCTCTGGAACGAATGGTCTTTACAATCGAGCTGAGAAAATTGGGTGTTGTGATTCAGATTCTGCGCAGCCCCTCGAAGGCGGATATGGATAACTCGGGAAGTATATCCGTACAGGAAGCGATGTGGCTTGGCATAGCTCTGTCTCTGGATGCTTTTGGTGCAGGACTGGGAGCGGCATTGTTAGGATTCCCCACGTTGTGGACGGCATTAATTATTGCATTGTTTAGTGGGACATTTCTGTTACTGGGTATGAAGGTTGGCTTGCGCTTCGCTGCTCTGCGTTGGATGCGAAGATTATCTGTACTGCCAGCACTTTTATTAATGATTATGGGAATAATGAAGTTGTTGTGA